The following coding sequences are from one Leptolyngbya sp. NIES-3755 window:
- a CDS encoding thiopurine S-methyltransferase (similar to AA sequence:cyanobase_aa:LBDG_35850), translated as MTDAYTRTVQLSTEFIENGDPLGWFEALYATANGDPNAVPWARLTPNALLLDWLERDLIQGKTVLVIGCGLGDDAEELANRGLNVTGFDISESAIAWCNQRFPNSPVTYQVADLFTLPEAWKGAFDFVLESYTIQAMPPELRAKAIPKIAELVAPSGQLLVICRGREPEQDLTAVPFPLTKAELAGFQQAGLSEVEFEDMAEPGTVRRFRVLFST; from the coding sequence ATGACGGATGCCTACACTCGAACGGTTCAACTCTCAACGGAATTCATCGAAAACGGTGATCCGTTGGGATGGTTTGAAGCGCTCTATGCCACTGCAAATGGTGATCCGAATGCCGTTCCTTGGGCGCGATTAACCCCGAATGCGCTGTTGTTAGACTGGCTGGAACGCGATCTGATTCAGGGAAAAACCGTGCTGGTCATCGGTTGCGGTTTAGGCGATGATGCGGAAGAACTCGCAAACCGCGGATTGAACGTGACTGGATTTGACATTTCGGAAAGTGCGATCGCCTGGTGTAATCAACGCTTTCCAAATTCCCCGGTAACCTATCAAGTTGCAGATTTATTCACGCTTCCAGAAGCTTGGAAAGGAGCATTCGACTTTGTTCTAGAGTCGTACACGATCCAAGCGATGCCGCCCGAATTACGCGCTAAAGCGATTCCTAAAATTGCAGAATTGGTTGCACCTTCAGGACAGTTATTAGTGATTTGTCGTGGTCGTGAGCCAGAACAAGATCTAACCGCTGTTCCTTTTCCACTGACGAAGGCAGAATTAGCGGGCTTTCAGCAAGCGGGACTGTCTGAAGTGGAATTCGAGGATATGGCTGAACCGGGAACGGTGAGACGATTCCGGGTGTTATTCTCTACTTAA
- a CDS encoding alcohol dehydrogenase (similar to AA sequence:cyanobase_aa:LBDG_46140), which yields MKALCWHGALDVRVDNVPDPKILNPRDAIVKITSTAICGSDLHIYDGFIPTMQSGDILGHEFMGEVVEIGPAVKNLKIGDRVVVPFTISCGNCYFCQKDLWSLCDNSNPNASLIEPLYGHSPAGLFGYSHFFGGYAGGQAEYARVPFADTGLFKVPPELTDEQVLFLTDIFPTGYMAAEHCDIKPGHVIAVWGCGPVGLFAIKSAFLLGADRVIAIDRVPERLELAKAHGAEVLNYEELDVGDALKEMTGGRGPDSVIDAVGLESHGTSIDYWVDKAKQAVRLETDRPIALRQTIVACSKGGTVSVPGVYGGFLDKIPMGAAFNKGLTFKMGQTHVHRYLKPLIEHIQRGDIDPSFVITHTLPLDQAPHGYEIFKQKKDNCIKVVLKP from the coding sequence ATGAAAGCTTTGTGTTGGCATGGTGCGCTCGATGTTCGCGTTGACAATGTTCCTGATCCAAAAATCTTGAATCCTAGAGATGCGATCGTCAAAATTACTTCGACTGCAATCTGTGGTTCTGACTTGCATATCTATGATGGATTCATTCCTACAATGCAATCTGGCGATATTCTCGGTCATGAATTCATGGGCGAAGTCGTCGAGATTGGACCTGCGGTAAAAAATCTGAAAATTGGCGATCGAGTCGTTGTTCCTTTCACAATTTCTTGTGGCAACTGCTATTTCTGCCAAAAGGATCTCTGGTCGCTGTGTGATAACTCGAATCCGAATGCTTCGCTGATTGAACCTTTGTATGGTCATTCTCCGGCTGGATTGTTTGGTTATTCGCATTTCTTTGGTGGATATGCAGGCGGACAAGCTGAATATGCTCGTGTGCCGTTTGCCGATACCGGATTGTTCAAAGTCCCGCCTGAGCTAACTGATGAACAGGTCTTGTTCTTAACTGACATTTTCCCAACTGGATACATGGCGGCGGAACATTGTGATATCAAGCCTGGACACGTGATCGCGGTTTGGGGTTGTGGACCTGTTGGATTGTTCGCGATCAAGAGTGCTTTCTTGCTGGGTGCAGATCGGGTAATTGCGATCGATCGAGTTCCCGAACGTTTAGAGTTAGCAAAAGCTCATGGTGCAGAAGTGCTGAACTATGAGGAACTTGATGTCGGTGATGCGCTCAAGGAAATGACTGGAGGACGTGGACCGGATTCAGTGATCGATGCTGTGGGCTTGGAATCGCATGGAACCAGCATTGATTATTGGGTGGATAAAGCGAAACAAGCGGTTCGACTGGAGACCGATCGACCGATCGCGTTAAGACAAACGATCGTCGCTTGTAGCAAAGGTGGAACGGTTTCAGTTCCGGGTGTGTATGGTGGCTTTCTCGATAAGATTCCGATGGGAGCCGCATTTAATAAGGGATTAACGTTCAAAATGGGACAAACTCATGTGCATCGTTATCTCAAACCGTTGATCGAACATATCCAGCGCGGTGACATTGATCCATCGTTTGTGATTACTCATACATTGCCTTTGGATCAGGCTCCTCATGGTTATGAGATCTTCAAACAGAAAAAAGATAACTGTATCAAAGTTGTTCTGAAACCTTAG
- a CDS encoding hypothetical protein (conserved hypothetical protein;~similar to AA sequence:cyanobase_aa:LBDG_35870): MSQPDAKSPTESESSVTQSQATATKFLAKLRTGTIGTLRSTSRFLDSTANRIEAAEEPNPLLLKVTTAGTIALERVSPLWKKLLSVIRDRLPADLSGKLGDRALSGIVVGTIVVLFWFTSSLFSSKPVQKPVQVVDRPPITIPEKPTQFPTDLSAPEAAPEIVSVPVEEPVAEIPVEEPVLEEPIAEVPVEIEPSPEPVVEPSPEPVIEPSPEPELTPEQKQLAEIQSQVTEISDRFIGGLVTSVEPQIDRARLNVRLSEDWYRFSAEQQDRFANELWEKAQSIKLPKLRIIDAQETLLARPAIVGETMVILKRKS, from the coding sequence ATGTCACAGCCAGATGCTAAGTCACCGACAGAATCCGAGTCTAGTGTGACACAATCCCAAGCGACTGCAACAAAATTCCTCGCCAAGCTGAGAACGGGGACGATTGGAACTTTACGATCGACCAGTCGGTTTCTAGACAGTACGGCAAATCGGATTGAAGCCGCTGAAGAACCGAATCCGCTGTTGTTGAAAGTGACGACTGCGGGCACGATCGCGCTCGAACGAGTGTCGCCGCTGTGGAAAAAATTACTGTCTGTGATTCGCGATCGACTGCCAGCGGATTTGAGTGGGAAATTAGGCGATCGAGCACTGAGCGGAATTGTGGTGGGTACGATCGTGGTTCTTTTTTGGTTTACGTCTTCGCTCTTTTCCTCGAAGCCTGTTCAAAAACCTGTTCAAGTTGTCGATCGTCCTCCGATTACGATTCCAGAGAAACCCACACAATTTCCGACAGATCTTTCTGCTCCCGAAGCTGCTCCTGAAATCGTTTCTGTTCCAGTCGAAGAACCTGTTGCAGAAATTCCAGTTGAAGAACCAGTTCTAGAAGAACCAATTGCAGAAGTTCCAGTTGAAATCGAACCTTCGCCTGAACCTGTGGTTGAACCTTCGCCTGAACCTGTGATTGAACCTTCGCCTGAACCGGAATTGACACCAGAGCAGAAACAGCTTGCGGAGATTCAATCTCAGGTGACAGAAATTAGCGATCGCTTTATCGGTGGATTGGTCACATCCGTGGAACCGCAAATCGATCGTGCTCGGTTGAATGTTCGCCTATCAGAGGATTGGTATCGGTTTAGCGCAGAACAACAAGACCGATTTGCAAATGAACTCTGGGAGAAAGCACAATCGATCAAGCTACCCAAACTTAGAATTATTGATGCTCAAGAGACATTGTTAGCACGTCCAGCGATCGTGGGGGAAACAATGGTAATTCTCAAGCGTAAGTCATAA
- a CDS encoding hypothetical protein (hypothetical protein DORFOR_02558;~similar to AA sequence:cyanobase_aa:LBDG_14730) — translation MVARMNYDRDRSDANSTMDTYYNPDHLPNFGKISEGNPELAEKFFAYYGAVFEEGALSKREKALIAIAVAHTVQCPYCIDAYTKECLQQGADLEQMTEAVHVATAIRGGSSLIHGLQMLDQVNKLAM, via the coding sequence ATGGTCGCTCGAATGAACTACGATCGCGATCGTTCTGATGCAAATTCAACAATGGATACTTACTACAATCCCGACCACTTACCGAATTTTGGCAAGATTAGCGAGGGAAACCCAGAACTGGCTGAAAAGTTCTTTGCCTATTACGGGGCTGTGTTTGAAGAGGGAGCTTTATCGAAACGAGAAAAGGCTTTGATTGCGATCGCGGTTGCTCACACGGTTCAATGTCCCTATTGCATTGATGCTTATACGAAAGAATGTCTCCAACAAGGGGCAGATCTGGAGCAAATGACTGAAGCGGTTCATGTTGCAACTGCAATTCGAGGCGGGTCATCTTTGATCCACGGATTGCAGATGTTAGATCAAGTGAATAAATTAGCGATGTAA
- a CDS encoding hypothetical protein (similar to AA sequence:cyanobase_aa:Npun_R0697) — MSKIAYLDCPTGIAGDMCLGALVDLGVPLAYLTECLNRLGISEEYELSAESVQRNGQRATKIHVKLQSNIKHSHDRHSHDHSHDHEHDHVHKHSHDHEHHHHHDKLRHLPEIEKMIHGARLPSRAEAWSLAVFRQLAIAEGAVHGIAPEAVHFHEVGAIDAIVDIVGTCLGLDWLNVDRIICSPLPTGGGTVWAAHGRLPVPVPAVLKLFELRQVPIYSNGIEKELVTPTGAAIVTTLAKSFSAPPKMILQKVGLGAGTIDLPIPNIVRIWIGTTEEPSHQSSTPATVTVLETQIDDLSPQAIGYLFDTLLEAGALDVFTQAIGMKKSRPGILLTVICSAEKVDECEAILFRETTTLGIRRTTQQRTVLDRRFEQVNTEYGAVQVKIASRNGSIVNVQPEYEDCVRIARKVDLPWREVHRIALQTWHLAQT, encoded by the coding sequence ATGAGCAAGATTGCTTACCTAGATTGCCCTACGGGAATTGCTGGCGATATGTGTCTGGGGGCGCTGGTGGATTTGGGTGTTCCTCTAGCGTATCTAACAGAGTGCTTGAATCGATTAGGAATTTCTGAAGAATATGAATTGTCTGCGGAATCGGTTCAACGAAATGGACAACGCGCAACAAAGATTCATGTAAAACTACAGTCAAATATAAAGCATTCTCACGATCGTCACAGTCACGATCATTCACATGATCACGAGCATGACCATGTTCATAAACATTCGCATGATCATGAACATCACCATCATCATGATAAGCTGCGTCACCTGCCCGAAATTGAAAAAATGATTCATGGTGCGAGATTGCCATCACGGGCGGAAGCCTGGAGTTTAGCAGTTTTTCGACAATTAGCGATCGCGGAAGGAGCGGTTCACGGAATTGCACCGGAAGCAGTCCATTTTCATGAAGTGGGCGCGATCGATGCGATCGTTGATATTGTCGGAACTTGTCTTGGTTTGGATTGGCTGAATGTCGATCGTATCATTTGCTCTCCTTTACCCACCGGAGGCGGAACCGTTTGGGCTGCACATGGACGCTTACCTGTTCCGGTTCCCGCCGTGTTAAAACTCTTTGAATTACGGCAAGTTCCGATTTATAGCAATGGCATCGAGAAAGAATTAGTCACACCGACGGGAGCCGCAATCGTAACAACATTGGCAAAGTCTTTCAGCGCTCCTCCGAAGATGATTTTACAAAAAGTTGGCTTGGGAGCAGGAACAATTGATTTACCTATTCCAAACATTGTTCGGATTTGGATTGGAACAACAGAAGAACCGTCACATCAAAGTTCAACGCCTGCAACCGTGACCGTTCTCGAAACTCAAATTGATGATCTTAGTCCTCAAGCGATCGGCTATCTATTCGATACGTTACTAGAAGCAGGCGCGTTAGATGTGTTTACTCAAGCGATCGGCATGAAAAAGTCGCGTCCTGGAATTCTATTAACAGTGATTTGTTCAGCAGAAAAAGTAGATGAATGTGAAGCAATTCTATTTCGGGAAACAACAACATTAGGCATTCGGAGAACCACACAGCAGCGAACCGTGCTTGATCGAAGATTTGAGCAAGTGAATACCGAGTATGGAGCCGTTCAGGTAAAAATTGCATCTCGGAATGGCTCGATCGTCAATGTACAGCCAGAATACGAAGACTGTGTTCGCATCGCACGAAAGGTAGATTTGCCTTGGCGAGAAGTGCATCGAATCGCGTTACAAACCTGGCATCTTGCTCAAACTTGA
- a CDS encoding peptidase, S10 (carboxypeptidase Y) family (similar to AA sequence:cyanobase_aa:CYB_1865) has protein sequence MAETTTRQGKTTEHTLQLGDLSISYTAAAEWQTLFDREKPIAEMFYVAYLAKSDSPRPVTFVFNGGPGAASAYLHLGALGPKRIYFDANGNLPKPPVRLVDNAESWLSFTDLVFIDPIGTGFSRSIPKESENKEKPAEEEKPKDSEFWQVDRDLKAIGEFIQRFLSRQNRWLSPVFIAGESYGGFRVAKLAQKLQQEFGIGLSGAIMISPALEFSLLDESDYTLTAWATLVPSLAVSAAHHDRAKWAGATGDLAAHRAAAEQFARQKLIPALALGDALDAEEQKAVYQQLAALIGLPESIVERQGGRVGLEIFSRELLRDQQKIVGLYDASITAIDPFPDRTSFEGSDPTLDGLDRLFTGGINSHLRDTLGVETDLTYYLLSLEVFKAWKYDLKGDFKQGFVGSIDDLRVGMTLNPFMQVYICHGIFDLVTPYFASNHLADLMKLHSEVRSNLTLKHYLGGHMFYTWEKSRQEWFADMTAFYQKAIG, from the coding sequence ATGGCTGAAACTACAACGCGCCAAGGAAAAACCACAGAACATACGCTGCAATTGGGAGATCTATCGATTTCTTATACGGCTGCGGCAGAATGGCAAACATTATTCGATCGAGAAAAGCCGATCGCAGAAATGTTCTACGTGGCTTATCTGGCAAAAAGCGATTCACCCAGACCTGTCACGTTTGTCTTTAATGGTGGACCTGGAGCCGCTTCTGCCTATTTACATTTAGGGGCATTAGGTCCAAAACGAATTTACTTTGATGCAAATGGGAATTTACCTAAGCCTCCTGTTCGATTAGTAGACAATGCTGAAAGCTGGCTGAGCTTTACTGACTTAGTATTTATTGATCCAATTGGGACTGGGTTTAGTCGCAGCATTCCGAAAGAATCCGAGAATAAAGAGAAGCCTGCTGAAGAAGAAAAGCCGAAAGATAGTGAATTTTGGCAAGTCGATCGAGATCTAAAAGCGATCGGCGAATTTATTCAGCGCTTCCTCTCCCGTCAAAATCGCTGGCTCTCTCCGGTCTTTATTGCAGGTGAAAGTTACGGAGGATTTCGAGTCGCAAAACTGGCTCAGAAACTCCAACAAGAATTTGGGATTGGACTGTCTGGAGCCATTATGATTTCTCCAGCATTAGAGTTTAGTTTGCTCGATGAAAGTGACTATACGTTGACTGCTTGGGCAACATTAGTTCCATCGTTAGCTGTTTCAGCCGCACATCACGATCGAGCAAAATGGGCAGGCGCAACCGGAGATTTAGCAGCACATCGAGCCGCAGCAGAACAATTTGCACGTCAGAAATTGATTCCTGCTCTAGCGCTTGGGGATGCGTTGGATGCTGAGGAGCAAAAAGCAGTTTATCAACAATTAGCCGCATTGATTGGGTTGCCAGAATCGATCGTAGAACGTCAGGGCGGACGAGTTGGATTAGAAATATTTTCGCGGGAACTGCTTAGAGATCAACAAAAGATTGTCGGATTGTATGATGCTTCGATTACGGCGATCGATCCATTTCCCGATCGAACTTCGTTTGAAGGGAGCGATCCGACCTTGGATGGACTCGATCGATTGTTCACCGGTGGAATTAACAGTCACTTGCGCGACACGCTTGGAGTTGAAACGGATTTGACTTATTATTTGCTGAGTCTTGAGGTGTTCAAAGCTTGGAAATATGACCTTAAAGGAGACTTCAAGCAAGGTTTTGTTGGATCAATTGATGATTTGCGTGTTGGCATGACTTTGAATCCGTTTATGCAGGTTTATATCTGTCATGGCATCTTTGATTTGGTTACGCCTTACTTTGCGTCGAACCATTTGGCGGACTTAATGAAACTGCATTCAGAAGTGCGATCGAATCTCACCTTGAAGCATTATCTCGGCGGGCACATGTTTTATACGTGGGAAAAGTCGCGACAAGAATGGTTTGCAGATATGACCGCGTTTTACCAGAAAGCAATCGGTTAG
- a CDS encoding pentapeptide repeat-containing protein (similar to AA sequence:cyanobase_aa:LBDG_10810) yields the protein MCQAGGNYAGRSFRGRDFSGLDLSRSSFQNCDLTGANFTNTNLTGAELSGANLRTATFLRANLCHARLKQADCSFADFSHAQIRYANLAETNCSHTKFISADLGGSAFRDAILHQANFIDAWLRGANFLTASLSEAVLIGADLKGAKLEGANLARSKFTDANLERANLSDANLESAHLRGATLKNAYLKSANLTNADLQDARLSEANLRKAYLYRTNLSFSMLAGADFKEARLCCANLTGAALQGAYLKGADLRDAILDRANLRRAKLCGAMLNRSSLIETILENADLCYVDFKRANLQNAKLEGAGLENANLYKANLSGADLSRSSLIAAKLCAADLSDAMLRGADLSQANLTGANLSRATIRGATLIGTILNHANLMDAVFTRSNLSDSSFQEANLTNARLNRAYLSGVSFEDAIMTNVRLSGATVLRAYFNNAILHEAQLNRTYLSYSDFDSAMLNNANLIASTLVRVNWNRTIVQKTRFGGNQGLISAQREQLQQQGADFSLSPLPDEMPSSMQLLESFQSDLNDRLMDLDDATERVRDAIEMLSESCETLTRQARFDCITQVQSQIELMNAECDRAKENGDRYLTQIQNLRGANLDSDVIELLDGIHAQIFRLNQLQRSAFERVRLNNFGESDRSIDLEEQIDDIDLDVDSIEDIEEEN from the coding sequence ATGTGCCAAGCAGGGGGAAACTACGCCGGACGCAGCTTTCGAGGGCGAGATTTCAGCGGACTCGATTTAAGTCGATCGAGCTTCCAAAACTGCGATCTCACCGGAGCAAACTTCACCAACACCAATCTCACCGGAGCCGAATTAAGTGGCGCAAATTTGCGAACCGCAACGTTTCTGAGAGCGAACCTTTGTCACGCTCGATTAAAGCAAGCGGATTGTAGTTTTGCAGATTTTTCTCACGCTCAAATCCGCTATGCTAATCTTGCAGAAACGAACTGTAGCCATACCAAATTCATCTCAGCGGACTTGGGCGGATCAGCCTTTCGAGACGCAATTTTACATCAGGCAAACTTTATTGATGCTTGGTTACGAGGTGCAAATTTTCTCACGGCTAGTCTTAGCGAAGCGGTGCTAATTGGTGCAGACCTCAAAGGAGCTAAGCTAGAAGGCGCAAATTTAGCTCGATCGAAGTTTACCGATGCGAATCTCGAACGCGCTAATTTGAGCGATGCGAACTTAGAATCGGCTCATCTGAGAGGCGCAACGCTAAAAAATGCTTACCTTAAAAGTGCAAACTTAACCAATGCTGATTTACAAGATGCACGATTGTCTGAAGCGAACTTGCGAAAAGCATATTTGTATCGAACAAATTTATCTTTCTCAATGTTAGCGGGTGCAGATTTCAAAGAGGCTCGCTTGTGTTGTGCGAATCTCACTGGAGCCGCATTACAAGGGGCTTATCTGAAGGGTGCGGATCTGAGAGATGCAATTCTCGATCGAGCAAATCTCCGCCGGGCAAAACTCTGTGGTGCAATGCTGAATCGATCGAGCTTGATCGAAACCATTCTCGAAAATGCAGATCTTTGCTATGTCGATTTCAAACGGGCAAATCTGCAAAACGCAAAGCTCGAAGGTGCAGGATTAGAAAATGCAAATCTGTACAAAGCCAACTTATCAGGAGCAGATTTAAGTCGATCGAGTTTAATCGCAGCAAAGCTCTGTGCCGCCGATTTGAGTGATGCAATGTTACGAGGTGCAGATCTGAGTCAAGCGAATTTGACCGGAGCAAATTTGAGTAGAGCAACCATTCGAGGTGCAACATTGATCGGAACAATTCTGAACCATGCGAATTTAATGGATGCTGTGTTTACTCGATCGAATCTCAGTGATAGTTCCTTCCAAGAGGCAAATCTAACGAATGCTAGGCTAAATCGCGCTTATCTCAGTGGTGTATCTTTTGAAGATGCCATTATGACCAATGTTCGATTAAGTGGTGCAACCGTGTTAAGAGCTTATTTCAACAATGCAATCTTACATGAAGCACAGTTGAATCGAACTTATCTTAGCTATTCTGACTTTGATTCAGCGATGTTGAACAATGCGAATTTAATCGCTTCTACTTTAGTGCGCGTCAATTGGAACAGGACGATCGTGCAAAAGACCCGATTCGGTGGCAACCAAGGTTTAATCAGTGCTCAACGCGAACAGCTACAGCAACAAGGAGCCGATTTTAGCTTGTCACCGTTGCCGGACGAGATGCCCTCATCGATGCAATTACTAGAATCCTTTCAGAGTGACTTAAACGATCGATTAATGGATCTCGATGATGCCACCGAACGAGTCCGAGATGCGATCGAGATGTTGAGCGAGAGTTGTGAAACACTGACCAGACAAGCTCGATTTGACTGTATTACTCAAGTGCAAAGCCAAATTGAACTGATGAATGCAGAATGCGATCGAGCGAAAGAAAATGGCGATCGCTATCTCACCCAAATTCAAAACCTCAGAGGTGCAAATCTGGATTCAGACGTGATTGAACTATTAGACGGCATTCACGCTCAGATTTTTCGACTCAATCAACTTCAGCGATCGGCATTCGAGCGAGTCCGACTGAACAATTTTGGCGAATCGGATCGCTCGATCGATTTAGAGGAGCAGATTGATGACATTGATTTAGATGTGGACTCGATCGAGGATATCGAGGAAGAGAACTAA
- a CDS encoding hypothetical protein (hypothetical protein N9414_21841;~similar to AA sequence:cyanobase_aa:LBDG_10780) yields the protein MATLYKIHPDNPQARSIDQVVTELRNGAVMLYPTDTVYAIGCDLNSKSGVQRVRQLKQLANDKPLTFLCPSLSDISQYAIVTDQAYRMMRSLVPGPYTFLLPATKLVPKLVMSPKRKTTGIRVPDHPVCQSLLKALGNPIISTSAHVPVEDETIPLRVRDPENLSLPELFDSMDRLVDLIVDTGQEPSQAVSTILDFTTDEPSIVRKGLGWEAAAEWSLE from the coding sequence ATGGCAACACTCTACAAAATTCATCCAGACAATCCTCAAGCCCGCAGCATTGATCAAGTTGTGACAGAACTCCGCAACGGTGCTGTGATGCTTTATCCGACTGATACGGTTTATGCGATCGGGTGCGATCTCAATTCAAAATCGGGGGTTCAGCGAGTCCGACAGCTTAAACAACTCGCAAATGATAAGCCACTCACGTTTCTGTGTCCTTCGCTTTCGGACATTTCTCAATATGCGATCGTCACTGATCAGGCGTATCGAATGATGCGAAGTCTCGTTCCTGGTCCTTACACGTTTCTGCTTCCTGCGACTAAGCTTGTGCCAAAATTAGTCATGAGTCCGAAGCGCAAAACGACCGGGATTCGAGTGCCAGATCATCCGGTGTGTCAGTCATTGTTAAAAGCCTTAGGAAACCCGATCATTTCCACTTCTGCTCATGTTCCGGTCGAAGATGAAACCATTCCGCTGAGAGTTCGCGACCCAGAGAATCTATCCCTGCCCGAACTGTTTGACAGTATGGATCGATTAGTTGATCTCATTGTAGATACTGGACAAGAGCCATCTCAGGCAGTTTCGACGATTTTGGACTTTACCACCGATGAACCCTCGATCGTGCGAAAAGGATTAGGTTGGGAAGCAGCAGCAGAATGGTCGCTCGAATGA
- a CDS encoding metallophosphoesterase (similar to AA sequence:cyanobase_aa:LBDG_35860) has protein sequence MSLKRRDLLVLGGLSGLGLVAAGKTFSRPSEQVSGMPQTVSEPPKTAGKELMLRFVAVADSGAGDRNQFASANAMAGYHKKNSYSLVTLAGDNIYNSGEMERIGVAFEEPYAPLLKQDVRFRACLGNHDIRTENGDPQVRYANFNMNGRYYTYREKDVQFFVLDTNGNADWKDQMAWLNAELGRSTAPWKIVYGHHPIYSSGHYGTDPDMIRKFAPLFKQHQVQLYINGHEHHYERSTSIDGTTYLVTGIGGASLRPVGRSKTTEYSVSRYGFSAIEVYPDRLQIEGIGTDGRVFDRGIVTRQAKVAV, from the coding sequence ATGAGTTTAAAGCGTCGTGACCTTTTGGTGTTAGGAGGATTGAGCGGTCTAGGGCTTGTCGCTGCCGGAAAAACCTTTAGTCGTCCGTCGGAACAAGTGTCTGGAATGCCGCAAACCGTTTCAGAGCCACCCAAAACCGCAGGAAAAGAGTTGATGCTGCGATTTGTGGCAGTGGCGGATTCGGGAGCAGGCGATCGCAATCAGTTCGCATCTGCCAACGCAATGGCAGGATATCACAAAAAAAATTCATATTCGCTGGTGACTCTCGCTGGAGACAATATTTACAACAGCGGCGAAATGGAACGAATCGGGGTTGCCTTTGAAGAGCCGTATGCCCCCTTGTTGAAGCAAGATGTTCGGTTCCGGGCTTGTCTTGGAAATCACGATATTCGGACCGAGAACGGTGATCCTCAAGTTCGATACGCAAATTTCAACATGAACGGGCGGTATTACACTTACCGTGAAAAAGACGTTCAGTTCTTTGTGTTGGATACCAACGGAAATGCGGACTGGAAAGATCAAATGGCTTGGCTCAATGCGGAATTAGGACGCAGTACCGCACCTTGGAAAATCGTGTACGGGCATCATCCCATCTATTCCTCTGGACATTACGGAACTGATCCCGACATGATTCGCAAGTTCGCGCCTCTGTTCAAACAGCATCAAGTCCAGCTTTACATCAATGGGCACGAACATCACTATGAACGATCGACCTCGATCGATGGAACAACCTATCTCGTAACCGGAATTGGTGGAGCCAGTCTTCGTCCTGTCGGTCGCTCTAAAACGACTGAATATTCCGTATCACGGTATGGATTTAGCGCGATCGAGGTTTATCCCGATCGTCTGCAAATTGAAGGGATCGGCACAGATGGACGGGTCTTCGATCGAGGAATTGTGACCAGACAAGCAAAAGTCGCCGTATGA
- a CDS encoding hypothetical protein (similar to AA sequence:cyanobase_aa:LBDG_46130): protein MKDLRKILSTLVLSVVLFLTLLFTSSVTATAAIAPDEAQNIMRDAGSLQEAGQKLREADSSEKLRNNEALNTAKEVRKDRPAINAKGDTIKEAKEGLKGIAENVKEKLNLDEPLAPSTKEFLGKREEVVEPNGKVLVKEKPGYYQRDRQTKVFEEER, encoded by the coding sequence ATGAAAGATCTACGCAAAATTCTCTCAACTCTAGTTCTGAGCGTTGTTTTATTCCTGACACTATTGTTTACCTCTAGTGTGACGGCGACTGCTGCGATCGCTCCCGATGAAGCTCAAAACATCATGCGGGATGCAGGTAGCCTTCAAGAAGCGGGGCAAAAACTCAGAGAAGCCGATTCTTCGGAAAAGCTTCGGAACAATGAAGCTCTGAACACTGCCAAAGAAGTTCGCAAAGATCGACCTGCGATCAATGCTAAAGGCGACACCATTAAAGAAGCCAAAGAAGGTTTGAAAGGCATTGCTGAAAACGTCAAAGAAAAGCTCAACTTAGACGAACCGCTTGCACCTTCAACCAAAGAATTTCTTGGCAAACGTGAAGAAGTTGTCGAACCGAACGGAAAGGTTTTAGTCAAAGAAAAGCCTGGATATTATCAACGCGATCGCCAAACCAAAGTATTTGAAGAGGAAAGATAA